In the Streptomyces coeruleoprunus genome, AGCTGGACCGCTGGGACGTCACCTTCTCCGACGGCAGCACCGTCCGCGCCCGCCACCTGGTGCTCGCCTGCGGCCGCGACCCGCGCGTCCCGGAGGTGTTCCGCGGGCTGCCCGAGGACCGGGTCATCCACAGCAGCGCCTATTCGGAGCGGATCGCCGCACTGCCCAGGGACGTCCCGCAGCGCATCGCGGTGATCGGCGGGGCGCAGAGCGCCGTGGAGATGGTGCAGGCCGTCCGCGACGACCTGCCGGGCTGCACCCCGGTGCTCGTCGTCCGCGGGATCGGGCTCACCCCGTACGTGTCCTCCAAGTTCACCAGCCGCTTCTACTCGGCGGCCGCGTCGGAGGAGTTCTACGGCCTGGACGCCGAGGGCCGCGACGTCGTGCTCGGCGAGATGGCCCGCAGCAACTACTCGGGCGTGACGCCCGAACTCCTCGACGGTCTCTACCACCAGATGTACCGCGACCGGCTCGACGGCAAGGAGGGCCTGCGCATCCTCACCGCCAGCGAGGTCACGGCCGCCGAGCACGACGAGGACGGCATCGCCCTGACCCTGCGCGACCGCTGCACCGGCGAGGTGTCGGAGCTGCGCTGCGACCGGGTGCTGCTCGGCACGGGCTACGAACCCGGCATGCCGGCCACGGTACGCCGCGTGGCCGAGGCCCTCGGCCTGCCCGCCGGCCCGGAGGTCACCCGCGCGTACCGCGTCCGCACCGCCGACGAGGACGCGGACCGGGCCCGCCTCTACCTCCAGGGCGTCAACGAGTCCACGCACGGCATCGCGGACTCCCTGCTGAGCACGATGGCGACCCGGGCGGGCCACATCGTGGCCGACCTGCTGACGGCGCCGTAACCATCCCGCCGTTCGCGCCGTGCCGCCCGGGCCCGGCGCGAACGGCGGGAACGGCCCCCAGGGCCCCGCACGCACGTCTCCACCGATGGGCAACGACACCATGAACATCGCACAGTTGCGTGCCCGCACGC is a window encoding:
- a CDS encoding lysine N(6)-hydroxylase/L-ornithine N(5)-oxygenase family protein, with protein sequence MTDRTDHDVEILGIGAGPANLALAVALEELAPGLAARTLLVEQSESTVWQRGLLIPWAQSQVSFLKDLATLRDPRSRFTFVNYLHTTGRLDDFMSLGTFTPYRSEISDYLQWVAGNLEKVTVHHNRRAVTIDPVRAGSGELDRWDVTFSDGSTVRARHLVLACGRDPRVPEVFRGLPEDRVIHSSAYSERIAALPRDVPQRIAVIGGAQSAVEMVQAVRDDLPGCTPVLVVRGIGLTPYVSSKFTSRFYSAAASEEFYGLDAEGRDVVLGEMARSNYSGVTPELLDGLYHQMYRDRLDGKEGLRILTASEVTAAEHDEDGIALTLRDRCTGEVSELRCDRVLLGTGYEPGMPATVRRVAEALGLPAGPEVTRAYRVRTADEDADRARLYLQGVNESTHGIADSLLSTMATRAGHIVADLLTAP